Genomic window (Culex pipiens pallens isolate TS chromosome 3, TS_CPP_V2, whole genome shotgun sequence):
GAATGCAATCCTTGCTACGTGGGATTCGACCAGCTGGAATGCGACCAGGCGATTCCTGCAGGGTGATTTTCTGGTAGTTTCTGTACAAAGTCTGCTCCATGTTGATCGAAAACGGTCCACCGCTCTGACACTCCGGACAGGAACCGGGCTTGACTTCGGTGTTCTGGCTCTGTACGAACGGACCCAGGACGTAACCGCACTTGACGCAGTCGTACTTGATGACGGACAACTGTGGCAACACTCCGGTCGTCGCCGTTACCACACCGAGTGTGCGGACCAGCTGATTCAGATGAAGCTTACGGAAGGTTCGCAGCTCTTCCACCAACGGCAAGTCGGAAATGCGCACGTGCACCTCATTCGTGACACGCTCGTACGTGGGATAGATGCTCAGCACCATCTCCTTCGCCACCTTGTCCATAATCTCAAGCATCTGGAACGGTGCCTCCGGCAAGAAGTAGGCCAACACATGCTGATTGTTTGCCAAGTCCGTGTACGAAACGACAAAGCTGGACTTGTTCTGCTCGCACATTCTCCGGATTCGGTCCCGATAAACGTACTGGCCCTTGCCATCGACAAACGTTCTCAAAAAGCTGTTGAATCGATTGGCAATCTCCGTGCGCGGTCCCAGCATCGAAACCCACTCCTTAATGCTATGccctttggtgtcttcgaggtTTTCAATCGACTCGATCATCTCCGCGTCTTCGACCTCTCCCCCCTGGGCGGCCTTTTCCGCCGCACGTCGCTTCGCACGCGGAacatcgtcctcgtcgtcgctCTTCTCGTAGAACAGATCCCGCTCGTCACGGTGAATTCCAGCGGCGCGGTCACGACGTCGCATTTCCGCTTCGGCCGCGGCTCGATCGGTCTGCGAAATGTCGCTGTAATCTTCCTGGTCCAGATTGGCGATGTCATACTGGTCCAGTTCCGGCATCGCCCGGTAGTCACTGAATTGAGGgaagattcaaattaaatacacGACCCAAGCGCAACTCCCCCCTTCATTCAACTTACTTCTCCATGTTGTCCCCAAACAGTTCCTCGCCCTCCTCATCCTCGTCGTAATTGTCCTCGCGGATGGTCATGTCGCCGAGGATTTCCTCCTCGTTCTCGAACGGCTCAAAGTCCCCCACGGGAGAGGTCATCCCGGACCGGAAGTTGCGACGGTCAATGTCGCTGGGGGTGTTTGGTGGCGGCGAGCTTGGGTTGTCCTACGGAGAAAAGAGCGTAACGGTTAGATATAACGAATTGCACTACATAGATCTCTCCAAATACTTACCGACATCTTGTGAGGTGATGATTAACAAACAAATTTAGGGAAATAACAGCAAAAGAaacgattttctgaaaaataactttGTAACACCTGGAGCACAACGAGAACACGCTCCGTCCGCGGCAAATGAAAGCAACAAACTCAGCGATTTTAGGCGCGCAAAAGTGACACCACAGCTGCAAGAACTGCAGCAAAAgcataaaacttgaaaatttcaaagggCCGAATCGGGTACGGGGTgcgtttgttgttttgtgtgttgCACGTTAAACGATGCTTGGCCAATTTGGTTGATGATAATTTACCCAAAAAGTTTTAAAGCTCCCACACAAAAGAAACACAAAAGACatgtccagagttttttttgaaaaggaccaataaactattgtctttcatatgtttataggacctaatcaaaaaaaactctagatgttTTTTCTGGATATATCCGAGCGGTTtgctaaattatttttgttttttgattccTGCAAGCAAAAGTGCCCACCCGTAGTTGCTCCTCCGTcgttgaccaggacctccagaagttacctCAACGTGCCACAGAAAATCAGtaggagctatctttcctcgtttcgcaacttctcaaaggctcCTACCATGTAGTCTCTAGGAAGTGGATGGATAGTCCGATACTAGGGTGATAGAAACCGCCCAACCGACTGCAtttccgacaaagtatcacgtgagttTTGAGTATTAGGTTAGCAAGACAGGTATGAGATCAGGAATCACACggggcagtgatgtgaccagtCAGAgtgatttttcttaaattcatcTTGAAAGCTATAGTATGTATGTATTGCGTAAAAATAAATCACATTATTTGATTAATGACGACTGTCGCGTCCTCGGGAAtacttcattaaattttcattaaacttaATATAGACACaagacgaaacatttttttattcaatgtaattttaaagTTCATTTATTAGCTCAATATTCAGTTATGCATTCtcgaaaaagttgaaattacaCTCCAGTGTTCAGGTGTGACCATTCGTCCTTATTTTTTCTTGCGCTTTTTCGGCACTTCCTTCTTGGAGGATTCCTCGTCCGAGCTCGATGAGCTGCTACTactactactgctgctgctactggaaCTACTTTCACTGTCGCTCGTGTCCGAATCCGACGACGAATCTGAGCTGGACGATGAACTGCTACTGTCGCTACTACTGTCCGAACTGTCCGATGACGATCCACCGGATGCTTTCTTGCGTTCCTTGGGCTTTGGCGCGGCACTGGCGGCCACTCTagaaaattttaaggttttaaTTAAAGCTACAGTAACTGTCGTAGATATCTAGAATTAATTTGAAACTTACTCCTTGTTTTCCAACTTGTTGAGGTTTTTCTTCAAGAGCTGCGTCCTCGATGACCGATGGACGTATTTGCGTTTGCCCTTGCACTCATAGCTCCAGTGGCCGAATTCCAGGCACTTTTGGCACCGAACTCCTTTCGGGAAAGCGGCAGCGATTTTCGCTTCCCTGCAAACAATGAAGTTAGTTAAACAATCGAAagcatttttgagaaaaaaaaaacagcaaacttaCTTTTGCTTTTGCGCTAGTTTCAGCGCTCCCAGATGCATTTTGTAACGAAATTTGAGGACCAATATGTCGAGGCAATGTTTTCGTGTAAAATTtatcaaagatttaaaaaacttttcatcactattgcaaattatttcaaaacaaactttaGGTCAACTCGACGGAGCAAATGCGGTTCTGCAAAACGTTTGTTTACCTCTCAATCTGTTTACGCAGTTTATGCGCCAACTTGACAGCTGACAGCAGCATAAAACTGCAATAAAAATCGTGTAGGGGAGCGTTGTCAGCTTTCAGACATCCGTCGCTCCTTGGTGATCCCACCTTTCTGCAGGTCGTCCCGCCAGTGGGCACGAAAATCTTGCGTCTTTAACACAAACGTCAGTCGCTGGTTGATGTTATCATTGTTGTCTTTTGCGTGGCTGCTGAAGGAGCGAAAAAAGCTTTGGTTGGTGAAAAATTTCTTGAAAGTTGTGAAAAATAGTGACAAACTTAAGTGAAAACGTTTTGCGGTGAAAAATAGTGACGAAAATTGTAAGATCAAATAAAGTGGTGGTCAAAATCTGGAGTAAAATAGCCAATTTGAGGCAATTTGCAAAGTGGTTCGCTGGTATTTccaattattgatttttcatcgaaattttcTCACTGGCAAAGTCTTGGGCAAAGTGCTTGAAGATTGACGAAGATTGATTCGGGGTTTGAAAATCTTTTCATTCTTTTCATTGCTGCGAAACATTAGAATAGATCATCATATTTAGGAATTTCTGGATACTTTCCAGAATTTTCGAATCATCCGTGTAATAAAAAGTTTATGGAATATCCTGTAAAAcgtatcttgacttttttttgataaggtcctataaacaaatgtaaacattgagtgtatcccgcttactccgatggactttgacataaggtgtgaaagggatacactcaatgtttacatttgtttataggaccttatcaaaaaaaagtcaaggtaTGTATGTTTAAGCACTGGCTGTcccaaattaataaaatatcttTCAGACAACATTCGTTTccgaaaaaaatccttcaatagtattttattttattaatatcctcttttatataaaaattatttccatgACATAAGCCAAAAAAGTTGTTCGAGTCTGTCGTGATAAtctttaaaataacttttttttttgttatcatcGACCTCGAAAACtgatacatatttttaattcaattatattttttataaacgaTTCTAGAATTATATACATTTCATTGATTTAAAGAGGTCTTTGCTGTGgcctatttgtttttttaacagtaGATGTAAAAATTACTTTAAGAAGGGTGAATATCGATGTTTTAagcaataaggccgttgcaaatattttcagcaGTTTAGTTCAACCGATCGATGTTCTCCAGACAACTCCGCACATGCCTGGCCATTAGGCCgcccaaaaaaaatgaaaagggaTCAAAATCATGATGCTCAACCCTAGAATGATAGTTTAGGATGCCAGGAACATTGTTTCCATAcaaaaccggctccgtggcttaatgggtacggcttctgtctcccaagcagaaggtttagGGATTAAATCCCGGTCGATataattgaaatttggaatcaggaatttgaatttgaataaaaactaaaatgaatcaggtgggattcgaactcacaccttttgattggtggtctgggacgctaagcagtcggccatcagaaggtttacactcttgcagtgaattgatccgtagtgttgaaacatgttatctcttcttctcatattattaaatacgcgctgatccctgatttgcctgaggggattggaagtctaaatatagatcgagtttccttcagatgcttgcttctatgtttaggcggggccgaacaatgcccaacgacctcggaattggaccgcaaggagctctgtcattctgaaatgggtcgttggaagcagcgcgagggctatcaccaccttaTACCcaggactgagataagctgtatcagcattcggcatgtacacagtctgatacaaattatactttcccataatttcgctaccggttagcgggtattggattggaccacacacacacacacaggaacATTGTTGTttccatacaacaaaaaatcccaaatcgCGCGCTGAGCTTGAATTAAAAAAGTGCCcaccgtaatttttttttacggattttaccatttctcaggttcttttcaatgaaactaaattctgtaaaaagggttgtgtaggggtcATCTTTAGATGACTTATCTGAAAATaaactcgttcctagaacaaattctGTCATTTTGGCACCTGTGTatagttgaggtacgtttttggccaaaaataacctctcgaaaaatcaactttttattatttgttgttggaattgggtcttaaaattaagcttaaatttgtggtattattgttcacaacgattaagcttatttttctgagtacaatgaccttttGAACGACcttaaaggatttaaaatggatttttaatacctttttttaaaaattaacttcacggtcttgacagaaaagctcctatcgtgatttttaccgttgtacataaaaatggacatatggctttagtacccaattgctcgAAAAGTcctcaaatgtttgaaaatcactACTACAAACATCTAAGCAtgtctatcgagaaattaaaagagcaacatggagttaaactttctgtcaagctgctgtgaagttcaccatgacagctgcgaaagtttaactccatgttaccggctcacatctttctttttaatttctcgatacggttccctcgaacaagaaacactgttggatgacttgtttttaccatatcatctcctctaaggggtgaggttgggtcaattttcaaacgatagGCATTTAAGATagagttcatcaaattccaccatattgtgggaaaatgttagtacacTACCTAAGAACAATTGTACGTTAAAAGATTCTCGATGttatttacattgtttttgttgattctatatgacaatttccggaattccatttcccggaatggacattatccggaatggacgttttccggaatggacgttatccggaatggacgttttccggaatggacattatccggaatggacgttatccggaatgaaatttcccggaatggacgtttcccggaatggacatttcccggaaaaatgagttttttttttatattacctgatGTGACAATGAACTGGTTTGACCTAGTCACATTTAAGGAACTCGCTGTTTTGACAACTATATGAAtgataaatacatgaatgataaaaaagaaagtgaaatgttcggacaCGAACAATAGAAGCAAGCGTTGAATATTGAACCAATACTTTATTAACCACCGcgagatgtaacaatgtagatcgaCAGTTATTAGACAAACACTAGATGTTTTCAACATTCTTTTAATGTGAtgttatgtaagaattttcccttcttttgttaaccagttgacttttgtgactaaattctaccaaattttaccataaagtagaatgattattttcaaagaagggaaaacctctagaaaataaaaagctttcatTAGATAAAAGTATAAAgtgtattttcttgaagttttcccttctttaaaaatacacgatctttcaTCAATGTGATAGGACTTCGCGAagagatttcccttcttgtgttaatcagttgactattgtgactaaattctaccaaattttattataaagcagaatgattattttcatagaaaggaaaacctcaagaaaataaaaagcttttccgAAAATCAAGGTATAACGTGTACTTTCTTGAGAATTTCcctactttaaaaataaacattctgctttataataaaatttggtagaatttagtaacaaaagtcaactgattaacaCACCCTGGGCTTTGTGATAATGAGTGTCAtcggtttgatgcttgtttggcaaagagtatgatttgattcgatgtggaattaaaatcgaagtgttcagtatattgctgaagcttccatttttacacatggacaccacttcatgctacgagaacccactttgacgcagtctcagggcttaatcgatggccggtaagctgtcatcgagacaaggaggttctccgatagtggaaatatcacatttgtacaatgaaccgctacatatgtgatttttccctatcttaatgtgggtgtcaggttaggatgcgggtttttaaaaaaaaaaaaaaaaaagtcaactgattaacacaagaagggaaatctctTACACTAAATCCCATCACATTGATGAAAGAGTGTTCATTTTCGaaaaagggaaaacctcaagaaaatacacaTTATACTTTGATCTTCTGAAAGCTTGTtattttctagaggttttcccttctttgaaaataaacattcttatGTATAGTTCAGAGttctttaaggaaaaaaaacttctgtATAGTTCAGAGTTCTTTAACGAAAAACTAGGTAAAATTTAGTAGAATcaacaaaagaagggaaagtttttaaataaaatcccattactttgatgaaagatcgtgtgtttttaaagaagaaaaaatctcaagaaaatacacgttattgtttgattttctgaaaagctttttattttcttgaggttttcccttctttgaaaataaacattcttctTTATAGTGCATAATTCTGTAACGAAAAACTAGGTAAAATTGAGTAGAATTaacaaaaaagggaaaattcttataaaaaaatccattactttgatgaaagagtgttaattttcaaagaagggaaaccctcaagaaaataaacaTTATACTTTGATCTTCTTTCGTTTTCTACAGGGTtacccttctttgaaaataaacattctgcctTATTATACAGTTTGGTAGAATgtagtcacaaaagtcaactgattaacaTAAGAAGGGAAATCTCTAACACGAAATCCCATCACATTGATGAAAGAGTGttcattttcaaagaagggaaaccctcaagaaaatacacattatactttgatcttctgaaaactttttattttctagaggttttcccttctttgaaaataaacattcttctGTATAGTTCAGAGTTCTTTAATGATAAACTTGGTAAAATTTAGTAGAACcaacaaaagaagggaaaactcttatataaatcccattactttgatgaaagatcgtgtatttttaaagaagggaaaatctcaagaaaGTACGTATTATacatacattgattttctgtaaagctttttattttcttgaggttttcccttctttgaaaatacacATTCTgccttataataaaatttggtagaatttagtcacaaaagtcaactgattaacgaaaaaagggaaaattcttacataacatcacattgaaagaatgttaaaaacatCTAGTGTTTGTCTACTATCTATCGATCCACAGTGTTACATCTCGAGGTGGGTAATAAAGTATTGATTCAATAGTCAACGCTTGCTTCTATTATTCGTGTCCGAACATTgcactttcttttttttatcattcataTATAGGTATTATATTCAATATTATTGTCAAAATATCAAGTTCTTTAAATATGACTAGGCCAAACAAACGGGTTACAAACTTaataattcttaaccacaagtaagCGAGTAGGCAACATTCCATTCATTGTATaatcaggtaatataaaaaaactcatttttccgggaaatgtccattccgggaaacgtccattccgggaaatttcattccggataacgtccattccggataatgtacattccggataacgtccattccggaaaacgtccattccggataatgtccattccggaaaacgtccattccgggaaatggaattccggaaattgtcatagaatcgtttttgttattaagaaattacgagaggtgtatcactcaaaaaaatattcacgttgaagttacgtgaaaagctatgtggtatttttccactacagttttcacgtaacttctacgTGGTGACGCTAGTAGAAACGAAATTTGCTTGGGCAGATCATTTCACGTTGAATCTACGTGTTTGACACATAACagttaaatgattatttttatgaatcttacgtgtttattttaatgaatgtTATAGGAAATTTCTAGttgttttaaaggaaatttttaGTTCACGATtagcttattttatttttattttttcgaatcaaacaaaaaagaaatgcaGTTCAAAAATGTAACATGTTTTATTGGTTCATTCAAAACATAATTCTAAAGTCACTATTAACTGGTTTCGGGTCGAGTTTGGGTAAATTGCTGCTGGTCCTTCTGCCAACAAAGATCGCCGGTCGAAATATTCACGCCAGAGCCCTCGCCGAGAATCTGTGAGTAATCGAGTCCGTTGGCCACAAGCAGAAACGCCACCGAAGAAGTTTGAGCGCTTGTAACACCTTCGACGCGGACAGCAAACTTGCCGGGCCGAAGAAAGAGGGCAGCAAGAAACACGACATCTACGCCGAAACAAAGACTCCTGGTAGCAGAGCTACAGAATGATTAACACCTTCACACCTAGTCAGATTTCACGATTGCCAGGGATGGTCTTCCGGGATCTCGATGGGTAGGTTCTCCTCCTTCGCCGGGAAAATCGGTTCCACCGGTTTCGCAGAAGGATGATCACTAATCAGTTTGGCGACGGGAAGCTTGCTGTGGCAATCCTGATGTGACTATCGGGACACCAAGCTAGCTGGTTCAACCTctgaaacaaagaaacaattgATTATAAAGAAAACaactcaaaataaattaaacatacCATTTGATACATTTTAAACATCATTTTCTGAACACAAGTTCTGCAGCAGGTCTTCACCATTTGCCATCGTTTTTCACACTAAAATAATCACGTAGAAACTGGTACGAATGGAGCGCTCAAAGAAAAACAGTCTCGttaaaattacatttcaaaacacataaaagCTACATGAAAAaacctagtggaaaaatactataaggattttcacgtaacttcaacgtgaaaacatttttttgccggtacactttcacattatttttacgtgtgTCACGTAAAACGGGTCTATGGAGGGGAAAATTGGGGTTACGTGATTTTTCACGTAGCATCAACGTGTGGATTCTTTTgagtgtatcgttttttgacctgACGATACTGACgatatttagagtatttttcaaaaatgcacgTAACAAACAttctaaagtcattcaaatttgatcgTTTGGGGCTTCGATTTATTGTTTAATGACCCTTGAACACATTCCTATACAGACATAGTCCGTTTTAGgaagaaaaaaatgtacaaacGAGAAGGTTATTTATGtgtatttttcatacaaatgttTCATCTTAAAACGTCCTGCTAtacccaaacacaagcttttatggactatgtctagagcgtccaatttcccgtcccgggaaaaaaatcccgggaattcccgggatttcccgaaaaaaaatatttcccgtttcccgggaaatttgtaaatttcccgggaattcccgaaattcaagcggaagtaaacattttttaaatttttggaacttctttttgaaaatgctctgaaaaaataataaatgaacaaactcaacatgattttgttcaataaaatgtattgtttggtttatatataattaatcagattatcagaaattatgatatcagaattatttctgataatattaatttttaaatcaactgggaatagatcttgcttaatgagtattaaattattacaattaagtaattttttaatagattgatgttatttcatcaaaacaatgttaACTCCTTACCTTCAAATTAaacattgagatttttttacgtttttgtttaccatgatcaaatgaaatgaaaatcgaatttgtgcaaaaagaattaattcaattggttgaatacctagtactaaaggaATTACAATTTGatatgaaagaattttttgcaattccgtcgtgaaactacttacttttcctgtcattcttgaacgacgaaatagcctataCTTTtcagtaccaaaaataacagaatcgaatagcaacacttttcaaaataaatgctgaaaagttctacttttcagcactgaaaaggGTGCTGAAAGgtggaacttttcagcacttgtttcgaaaagtaacactttacaacattttttttgatttaaacgatttattgacaaaatacatgaaaatttcactcaatgggtgtttttctgaattgcaaaaaatgttgtatggaactcgttgcaaaacttgatttttcagcactcttcgtatttatccaactcggtgaacctcgttggataaatgtacgactcgtgctgaaaaaatcctctttttgccacttgttgcataaactactaatggagcactggtgcaactacaggtgttagagggttaaatgtgaaaaaatagaagactctTTATGAaaagatgttaatttatcgtataatttaaatcatgttgcataataatacaaaaaaaaatcatttaaaaataactatctattgtttgttctcaaaaaatgcaataatatattcaaagctcgcttcaaatatttgaaaacattgggttgtttggagtaaaaccaacactaaaaagctttaccatttgttcaagagctgaaaccagtatttgtcatgaaaaacaaaatttctgcatgttatgattgtggattatgcaattttatgattgtggattatggattaattttactcacagttaaaaaatatttctcatcaaaaaataccaaaattcattttcttgtagtcgaatgattttttacatgcagtcaagctgctaattgatcttcacacttatttaaaccattaatgttgatgtgctatacaattttgttgcataatattaattaaaaccaagatcataaccattttcaataaatttaaaatttcccgggaattcccgggatttcccgggaaattggctgaaaatttcccgttt
Coding sequences:
- the LOC120423442 gene encoding zinc finger CCHC domain-containing protein 10, producing the protein MHLGALKLAQKQKEAKIAAAFPKGVRCQKCLEFGHWSYECKGKRKYVHRSSRTQLLKKNLNKLENKEVAASAAPKPKERKKASGGSSSDSSDSSSDSSSSSSSSDSSSDSDTSDSESSSSSSSSSSSSSSSSSDEESSKKEVPKKRKKK